In Candidatus Defluviibacterium haderslevense, the following are encoded in one genomic region:
- a CDS encoding helix-turn-helix domain-containing protein, with translation MEKNLTYNDLPKAISELYYEVASIKQILIENRSNQCKDSDYWYDLAELCEYLPDKPSKATVYSWIHNRTIPFHKGAKKLRFLKSEIDTWLKEGKKIILTGPKVSPESYLKIKNEHRK, from the coding sequence ATGGAAAAAAACTTAACTTACAATGACTTGCCAAAAGCAATTTCTGAGCTTTATTATGAAGTTGCTAGTATTAAACAAATTCTCATAGAGAATAGGAGCAACCAGTGCAAAGATTCCGATTACTGGTATGATCTTGCTGAACTTTGTGAATACTTACCAGACAAACCTTCTAAAGCAACAGTCTATTCATGGATTCATAACAGAACAATCCCATTCCATAAAGGTGCAAAAAAACTTCGGTTTCTAAAATCGGAAATTGATACATGGCTCAAAGAAGGCAAGAAGATCATTTTAACTGGTCCGAAAGTTTCCCCTGAAAGTTATTTAAAAATAAAAAATGAACATAGGAAATGA
- a CDS encoding type I restriction endonuclease subunit R, which translates to MKFTEEKLEKAFTELLGQEGFPHHLGIRITRKLDEVLIEEDLETFLLTQYAGQGITVNETKSIILQLKSLSASDLYESNKTFLKMLSDGFILKREDRSQKDIYIQLINYAGLNKHRQPEADKVISIASEPEELYPHDNNIYKFVNQLEILGSEKRIPDGIVFINGLPLVVFEFKSAIREEATIYDAYKQLTFRYRRDIPELFKYNAFCVISDGVNNKAGSFFAPYEFFYAWRRVAGLAKDVDGIDSMFTLIQGMFHKNRLRDIIRNFIYIPDSSKKNEKIVCRYPQYYAARALYDNIKLAQKPQGNGKGGTYFGATGCGKSYTMLYLTRLLMKSEYFESPTIVLISDRTDLDDQLSGQFTNAKNFIGDNTVVSVESRANLRALIQGRKSGGVFLTTIHKFTEDTQLLTDRPNVICISDEAHRSQVNLDQKVKVTEKGVTKTYGFAKYLHDSLPNATFVGFTGTPIDATLDVFGKVVDAYTMTESVKDEITVRIVYEGRAAKVLLNNSKLKDIEDYYSKCAEIGSNENQIEQSKKEMAQMYAIIGDPDRLKAVAEDFVNHYENRVAEGSTVKGKAMFVCSTREIAYELYKNIITLKPEWNEIRAVEEGAELTNKDKRELKPIERIKLIATRGQDDPKEMYDLLGTKDQRKELDRQFKNEKSNFKIAIVVDMWLTGFDVPFLDSIYIDKPIQRHNLIQTISRVNRKFEGKNKGLVVDYIGIKTQMNLALKQYSEGDKDNFEDIAESIIIVRNHLDLLAKLFHKFDNSKYFNGTTIQQLHTLNLAAEFVQQTKDVETRFMGLVKRLKAAYDICAGSEQLTQADRDFTHFYLAVRSIVIKLTKGNAPDTAQMNAKVREMIKEALQSEGVEEIFKLGNEAETEQDIFDEDYLAKIDKIKLPNTKIKLLQQLLAKVISEIKKVNRVKGIDFTKKMQALVERYNNRDANDILRSEVYEEMANALTDLIWEVHKEFSAGDALGIDFEEKAFYDILKELCVKYDFKYPDDKMIELAKAVKDLVDGQAKFPDWNKRDDIKSALKVGLILLLDEFGYPPVERDEVYVEIFEQAENFKKNQK; encoded by the coding sequence ATGAAATTCACAGAAGAAAAATTAGAAAAGGCGTTTACCGAATTGTTGGGGCAAGAAGGATTTCCCCACCACTTGGGTATTAGGATAACTCGTAAGCTTGATGAAGTATTGATAGAAGAAGATTTAGAAACATTTCTTTTAACTCAATACGCTGGTCAAGGCATTACAGTAAACGAAACCAAATCTATTATTCTGCAACTCAAATCCCTTTCCGCTTCCGACCTTTATGAGAGCAACAAAACATTTTTAAAAATGCTTTCTGACGGCTTTATTCTGAAACGAGAAGACCGCAGCCAAAAAGACATTTACATTCAACTGATTAATTACGCAGGCTTAAACAAACACCGCCAACCAGAAGCAGACAAAGTCATTTCAATAGCATCAGAACCTGAAGAGCTATATCCACATGACAATAACATTTACAAGTTTGTAAACCAATTAGAAATTCTTGGTTCAGAAAAACGCATCCCAGACGGCATTGTTTTTATCAATGGTTTGCCTTTGGTGGTATTTGAATTTAAATCTGCCATTCGTGAAGAAGCTACCATTTATGATGCTTACAAACAATTAACGTTTCGATACCGAAGAGACATTCCCGAACTGTTTAAATACAATGCTTTTTGTGTCATCAGCGATGGCGTAAACAACAAAGCAGGTTCGTTCTTTGCTCCTTATGAGTTTTTCTATGCCTGGCGTAGAGTGGCAGGTTTGGCAAAAGATGTGGATGGCATAGACAGTATGTTTACATTAATTCAGGGAATGTTTCACAAAAACCGTTTGCGAGATATCATTCGTAACTTCATTTATATTCCTGATAGCTCAAAGAAGAACGAAAAAATTGTTTGTCGCTATCCGCAATACTATGCAGCAAGAGCCTTGTATGATAATATCAAATTAGCTCAAAAGCCCCAAGGAAATGGAAAAGGCGGAACTTACTTTGGTGCTACTGGTTGCGGAAAGAGTTATACAATGCTATATCTGACAAGGTTGCTGATGAAAAGCGAATACTTTGAAAGTCCAACCATTGTATTGATTTCCGATCGCACCGATTTAGACGACCAACTTTCGGGACAATTTACCAATGCTAAAAATTTCATCGGAGACAATACTGTTGTTAGTGTAGAAAGCAGAGCCAACCTTAGAGCATTAATTCAAGGCAGAAAAAGCGGAGGCGTTTTCTTGACCACAATTCACAAGTTTACCGAGGACACTCAATTGCTTACAGATAGACCCAATGTGATTTGCATTTCGGACGAAGCACACAGAAGCCAAGTAAACCTTGACCAAAAAGTAAAAGTTACCGAGAAAGGCGTTACCAAAACTTATGGCTTCGCCAAATACTTACACGATTCATTACCAAATGCCACTTTTGTTGGTTTTACAGGAACACCCATAGATGCAACGCTTGATGTGTTTGGAAAAGTCGTAGATGCTTATACAATGACTGAATCGGTGAAAGATGAAATCACCGTTAGAATTGTGTATGAAGGCAGAGCCGCCAAAGTGTTGTTGAATAACTCTAAACTCAAAGACATTGAAGATTATTACTCCAAATGTGCTGAAATAGGCAGTAATGAAAATCAGATTGAGCAAAGCAAAAAAGAAATGGCACAGATGTATGCCATTATTGGCGATCCTGACCGTTTAAAAGCCGTTGCCGAAGATTTTGTAAACCACTATGAGAACAGAGTTGCGGAAGGTTCAACTGTAAAAGGCAAAGCAATGTTTGTGTGCAGTACTCGTGAAATTGCTTATGAGTTATATAAAAACATCATTACTTTAAAACCTGAATGGAACGAAATACGAGCAGTTGAAGAAGGTGCAGAACTTACCAACAAAGACAAACGGGAACTGAAACCAATAGAACGCATTAAACTCATTGCCACTAGAGGACAAGACGACCCGAAAGAAATGTATGATTTGTTGGGAACAAAAGACCAACGCAAAGAACTTGACAGACAATTCAAAAATGAAAAATCGAATTTCAAAATTGCTATTGTCGTTGATATGTGGCTCACAGGTTTTGATGTGCCTTTCTTAGATAGTATTTACATTGACAAACCAATTCAACGACATAATTTAATTCAAACCATTTCACGAGTAAACCGCAAGTTTGAAGGAAAGAACAAAGGTTTGGTAGTGGATTATATCGGCATCAAAACACAAATGAATTTGGCGTTGAAGCAATACAGCGAAGGCGACAAAGACAATTTTGAAGACATTGCAGAATCCATCATCATTGTAAGAAATCATTTAGACCTTTTAGCTAAATTGTTTCATAAGTTTGACAATTCTAAATATTTTAATGGCACTACAATTCAACAATTACACACATTAAACCTCGCTGCAGAATTTGTGCAGCAAACCAAAGATGTTGAAACTCGTTTTATGGGATTAGTAAAGCGACTGAAAGCTGCATATGACATTTGTGCAGGAAGTGAACAATTAACTCAGGCAGACAGAGATTTCACTCATTTCTATTTGGCGGTCCGTTCCATCGTTATTAAACTGACTAAAGGCAATGCACCCGATACAGCACAGATGAACGCCAAAGTTCGGGAAATGATAAAGGAAGCACTGCAAAGTGAAGGTGTAGAAGAAATTTTCAAACTTGGTAACGAAGCAGAAACCGAACAAGACATTTTTGATGAAGATTATTTGGCAAAGATTGATAAAATCAAATTACCAAATACCAAAATAAAATTACTTCAACAGTTATTGGCAAAAGTGATTAGTGAAATTAAAAAAGTTAATCGGGTAAAAGGAATCGACTTTACTAAAAAAATGCAAGCACTTGTTGAACGCTACAACAACCGTGATGCCAACGACATTCTGAGAAGCGAAGTTTATGAAGAAATGGCAAACGCCTTGACCGATTTAATTTGGGAAGTCCATAAAGAATTTTCAGCAGGAGATGCGTTAGGAATTGACTTTGAAGAAAAAGCATTTTACGACATTCTTAAAGAATTGTGTGTGAAATACGATTTCAAATATCCAGATGACAAAATGATTGAATTGGCAAAAGCCGTTAAAGACTTAGTTGACGGACAAGCCAAATTCCCTGACTGGAATAAACGTGATGACATAAAATCAGCTTTAAAAGTTGGACTTATTTTATTGCTTGACGAATTTGGTTATCCACCAGTTGAAAGAGACGAGGTGTATGTAGAGATTTTTGAACAGGCTGAGAATTTTAAGAAAAACCAGAAATAA
- a CDS encoding transposase, with translation MTPYSPNIHHHRSIRLKGYDYSQSGLYFVTICVQDRACLFGEIIDGQMICNDAGTMVEIEWLKLPERFTNIHLHEYIVMPNHFHAILEIVGATLVVAQNETFAHNNYKDSQNDDDSQKGQPQRIAPTGKTVGDMVGVFQSIVTVEYIRGVKTLGWTPFNGKLWQFNYNEHIIRNEQSYLTISNYIIKNPAKWEDDKFYQQ, from the coding sequence GTGACCCCATACAGCCCAAACATCCACCACCACCGATCCATCCGCCTGAAAGGATATGATTATTCACAGTCAGGGTTGTATTTTGTGACGATATGCGTCCAGGATAGGGCGTGTTTGTTTGGGGAAATAATTGATGGACAAATGATATGTAATGATGCGGGAACGATGGTTGAAATTGAATGGTTGAAATTGCCCGAACGATTTACAAACATCCATTTACACGAATATATTGTAATGCCCAACCATTTTCATGCCATTTTGGAAATTGTAGGGGCGACCCTTGTGGTCGCCCAAAATGAAACGTTCGCCCACAATAATTACAAAGATTCACAAAATGATGATGATTCACAAAAAGGGCAACCACAAAGGATTGCCCCTACGGGAAAAACCGTTGGCGATATGGTTGGGGTGTTTCAATCCATTGTTACGGTGGAATATATTCGTGGGGTAAAAACATTGGGGTGGACACCATTTAATGGCAAATTGTGGCAATTCAATTATAATGAACACATCATTCGCAATGAACAATCGTATCTAACCATTTCGAATTATATAATCAAAAATCCTGCAAAATGGGAGGATGATAAATTTTATCAACAATGA
- a CDS encoding toll/interleukin-1 receptor domain-containing protein yields MSFITESELSRYRDRTKTYTKDNIINLKESLSRDRSMPLIFLSHKHDEIAILQDVIAFLKKECVDIYVDWMDEEMPAYTNSETALRLKNKIKSSNKFILIATQDAINSKWCNWELGLGDAAKYIEHIALFPINKTNQNFSGAEYLRIYPYIEYRDGTTKYKDGTFISKGFYVFTPSDKGNTISPIKEWLKKNI; encoded by the coding sequence ATGAGTTTCATTACAGAATCAGAACTTTCTAGATATCGTGATAGAACCAAAACTTATACAAAAGATAATATAATAAATCTTAAAGAAAGTTTATCTAGAGATAGATCAATGCCTTTGATTTTTCTTTCTCACAAGCACGATGAAATTGCTATTCTTCAGGATGTTATAGCTTTTTTAAAGAAAGAATGTGTAGACATTTATGTTGATTGGATGGATGAAGAAATGCCAGCTTATACAAATTCGGAAACAGCTTTAAGATTAAAAAACAAAATAAAATCTTCAAATAAGTTTATATTGATTGCAACGCAAGATGCAATCAATTCGAAATGGTGTAATTGGGAGTTAGGCTTAGGAGATGCAGCAAAATATATTGAGCATATAGCTTTGTTTCCAATAAATAAAACAAATCAAAATTTTAGCGGTGCAGAATATTTACGAATATATCCATACATAGAATATAGGGATGGTACAACTAAATATAAGGATGGTACATTTATATCAAAAGGGTTTTATGTTTTTACTCCTTCAGATAAAGGAAATACAATTTCGCCAATTAAAGAATGGTTGAAAAAGAACATATAA
- a CDS encoding TIR domain-containing protein yields MARKTFISYKYSEARNLRDKILQSLGGDATYYQGETSYSPDLSDTSTENIKRNLRDMMYNTSVTILIISPNMISSKWIDWEIEYSLHEYRRKDRVSLTNGVVGVIMKVNGSTDWLKQYSYDIHGNGIVQFRNEYLYPIIYKNHYNSYPPLKHCNDCSTYDSLNGSYITMVDEDEFLKYPSYYIENAYIKSEDISKYIIKKEQ; encoded by the coding sequence ATGGCACGTAAAACATTCATATCATATAAATATAGTGAGGCAAGAAATCTAAGAGATAAAATATTGCAGTCATTAGGAGGTGATGCAACATATTATCAAGGCGAAACATCTTACTCTCCTGATTTATCTGACACTTCAACAGAAAATATTAAACGAAATTTGAGAGATATGATGTATAATACTTCTGTTACAATTTTAATAATTTCTCCAAATATGATTAGTAGCAAATGGATAGATTGGGAAATTGAATATTCCTTACATGAATATAGAAGAAAAGATAGGGTATCATTAACAAATGGTGTTGTAGGTGTGATAATGAAAGTAAATGGTTCAACTGATTGGTTAAAACAATACTCTTACGATATTCATGGAAATGGGATTGTTCAATTTAGAAATGAGTATTTATATCCAATTATTTATAAAAATCATTACAATTCATATCCCCCATTGAAACACTGTAATGATTGTAGTACTTATGATTCTTTAAATGGTTCATACATAACAATGGTTGATGAAGATGAATTTCTAAAATATCCTTCATACTATATAGAAAATGCATACATTAAAAGCGAGGACATTAGTAAGTATATTATAAAAAAAGAACAATAA
- a CDS encoding toll/interleukin-1 receptor domain-containing protein, with protein sequence MRYKYQLILLGENEELFSKIKAEVADRFDELKLLQDLLKIIKKENIIEYTGAEPAYVIYSGHKDNLDKETEEILKNQKLDGNVVLPIYLNDFSKEMPDILSNQNGLKYDKNIKKISNLILEGFELLRKNRKIFISYKRSESTNIAIQLYELLEKNNFDVFLDTHSVDKGEEFQEELWHRMTDCDVILMLNSKGFIKSEWCNKELEKAHLKRIGIVHLIWPDSDFDDFAHLAYSKKLTNSDFDKPFFADLTKGRLIGVILDEIINLVESTRARNLASRQDSLITEFTQAAHNNHVEVNLQFSRYITQDLVSGKRIVYIPTVGVPQSINCHNSEKLISKIEKNEIDSIHLIYDEMSIRDYWLEHLGWLNNYLKIRTIKKQDFNVELSKYTI encoded by the coding sequence ATGAGATATAAATATCAATTAATCCTTCTAGGTGAAAATGAAGAATTATTCAGTAAAATAAAAGCTGAAGTCGCGGATAGGTTTGATGAATTAAAGCTACTTCAAGATTTGCTTAAAATAATTAAAAAGGAAAATATTATTGAATACACAGGAGCAGAACCAGCTTATGTAATATACTCTGGGCACAAAGATAATTTGGATAAAGAAACAGAGGAAATTTTAAAGAATCAAAAATTAGATGGAAATGTCGTTTTGCCTATCTATTTAAATGACTTCAGTAAAGAGATGCCAGACATACTTTCCAACCAAAATGGTTTAAAATACGATAAAAACATAAAAAAAATAAGCAATTTAATTTTAGAAGGCTTCGAACTTTTAAGAAAAAATAGAAAAATATTTATTTCATATAAAAGAAGTGAGTCTACCAATATTGCAATACAACTCTATGAGTTATTGGAAAAAAACAATTTTGATGTATTTCTTGATACACATTCTGTTGATAAAGGCGAAGAATTTCAAGAGGAGTTATGGCATAGAATGACTGATTGTGATGTGATTTTAATGCTTAACTCCAAAGGATTCATAAAAAGTGAATGGTGTAATAAAGAGTTAGAAAAAGCGCATCTTAAAAGGATAGGTATTGTACACTTGATTTGGCCAGATAGCGACTTTGATGATTTTGCCCATTTGGCGTATTCTAAAAAACTAACAAATAGTGATTTTGACAAACCTTTTTTCGCAGATTTGACTAAAGGGAGATTAATTGGTGTTATTTTAGATGAAATTATTAATCTTGTCGAAAGTACTAGAGCTAGAAATCTAGCATCTAGGCAGGATTCATTAATAACTGAATTTACCCAAGCCGCCCATAATAATCATGTAGAAGTAAATCTACAATTTAGCAGGTACATTACACAAGATTTAGTAAGTGGTAAAAGGATTGTTTACATTCCAACAGTTGGTGTGCCACAATCTATTAATTGCCACAATTCTGAAAAGTTAATATCAAAAATAGAAAAGAATGAAATCGACTCTATACATTTAATCTATGATGAAATGTCAATTAGAGATTATTGGTTAGAACATTTGGGTTGGTTAAATAACTATTTAAAAATACGCACAATAAAAAAACAAGATTTTAATGTGGAGCTTTCTAAATATACTATCTAA
- a CDS encoding restriction endonuclease subunit S: MKSNYRRLGDYIQELKVRNTEEKAEQLLGINIDKFFMPSVANVVGTDLSVYKLVRKNQFACNRMHVGRDYRLPISMSKSDEEFMVSPAYDVFEIKDPEVLNPEFLMMWFSRSEFDRNAWFHTDGDVRGGLPWKSFCDMQIPIPNPTKQKEIVKEYNVIQNRIALNQQLIQKLEETAQAIYKAWLVEGIDLENLPEGWRVDKLKNLCEKIGSGSTPNGGKESYFTTGISLIRSTNVFDYNFSFEDLAFISDEQANKLKNVEVKENDILFNITGVSVARCCKVPKNVLPARVNQHVMIIRPNGKLNISFYLLLNLCSTDSKNTLLGISQSGSTREAITKSELEEFLLLVPENELLQKFEKQLSKLFSLKDLKSLENQKLTEMKDLLLSKLATIAN, translated from the coding sequence ATGAAGTCAAATTATAGACGCTTGGGCGATTATATACAGGAATTAAAAGTTCGCAATACAGAAGAAAAAGCGGAACAACTTTTAGGAATAAACATTGATAAATTCTTTATGCCTTCAGTTGCTAATGTTGTTGGTACAGATTTATCTGTTTACAAACTCGTAAGAAAAAATCAATTTGCTTGCAATAGAATGCACGTAGGTAGAGATTATCGTTTGCCAATTTCAATGTCAAAATCAGATGAGGAATTTATGGTTTCGCCTGCATATGATGTGTTTGAGATTAAAGACCCCGAAGTTCTTAACCCTGAATTTTTGATGATGTGGTTTTCACGTTCAGAGTTTGACCGTAATGCTTGGTTTCATACTGATGGAGATGTAAGAGGTGGTTTGCCTTGGAAATCATTTTGTGATATGCAAATACCTATTCCAAATCCAACCAAACAAAAAGAAATAGTAAAAGAATACAACGTCATCCAAAATCGCATTGCCCTAAACCAACAACTGATACAAAAACTCGAAGAAACCGCACAGGCAATTTATAAAGCCTGGTTAGTGGAAGGGATTGATTTGGAGAATTTACCGGAAGGGTGGAGAGTTGACAAACTTAAAAACCTTTGTGAAAAAATTGGGAGTGGTTCAACGCCAAATGGAGGAAAAGAAAGTTATTTCACTACTGGTATCTCATTGATTAGAAGCACTAATGTATTTGATTATAATTTTTCCTTTGAAGATTTAGCTTTTATAAGTGATGAACAAGCTAATAAGTTGAAAAATGTGGAAGTTAAAGAAAATGACATTCTTTTCAATATTACTGGTGTTTCAGTTGCACGATGTTGTAAGGTGCCTAAAAATGTTTTGCCAGCAAGAGTTAATCAACATGTAATGATTATTAGACCAAATGGTAAACTAAATATATCATTCTACTTGCTTTTAAATCTTTGTTCAACTGATAGTAAAAATACTTTGTTGGGTATTAGTCAATCAGGTTCAACAAGAGAAGCAATTACGAAATCAGAACTTGAAGAATTTCTACTTCTAGTGCCTGAAAATGAATTACTACAAAAATTTGAAAAACAATTGAGTAAATTGTTTTCATTGAAGGATTTAAAATCATTAGAAAACCAAAAGCTAACGGAAATGAAAGACTTGCTTCTTTCCAAATTAGCGACAATAGCAAATTAG
- a CDS encoding N-6 DNA methylase → MAKLKKEIKEKAIEVTLWEAANKLRGSVEPAEYKHVVLGLIFLKFASDKFEDHRSKLINEGKEKYIELSDFYNMSNVFFLEETSRWSYLIKRAKQNDIALLIDTALHTIEKNNKALKGALPDNYFSRLGLDVTKLASLLDTINDIDTTKDPKHDVVGKVYEYFLSKFALAEGKGKGEFYTPKSIVNLISEMIEPYKGIIYDPACGSGGMFVQSIKFIEAHHGNKKEISIYGQEYTNTTYKLAKMNLAIRGISGNLGEKAADTFADDQHKDLKADYIMANPPFNQKDWRAENELKDDPRWRGYDVPPKSNANYGWILNMVSKLSDNGIAGFILANGALSGGGEEYKIRRKLIENNLVDAILVLPQDMFYTTGISVTLWILNKNKKAHSKKIGDETRNYRDREKEIMFMDLRQMGIPFEKKYIQFSEEDIIKITGTYHQWQCKAIENIPEFCYSATLEEVEKKDFSLVPSKYIEFINRDENIDFGEKMQTLKGEFTELLKAEAASKNDLLTVFKELGYEVKL, encoded by the coding sequence ATGGCTAAACTGAAAAAAGAGATAAAAGAAAAAGCAATCGAAGTAACACTTTGGGAAGCAGCTAATAAACTAAGGGGCAGTGTAGAGCCAGCCGAATACAAACACGTAGTATTAGGGCTGATCTTCTTAAAGTTTGCTAGTGACAAGTTTGAAGACCATCGTTCCAAACTCATAAACGAAGGAAAAGAAAAATACATAGAATTATCCGACTTCTACAATATGAGCAATGTGTTCTTTTTGGAAGAGACCAGTCGTTGGAGTTACCTCATAAAAAGAGCAAAACAAAACGACATTGCTCTGCTCATTGACACAGCTCTTCATACTATTGAAAAAAATAACAAAGCCTTGAAAGGTGCCTTACCTGACAATTACTTTTCCCGTCTGGGTTTGGATGTTACCAAACTGGCTTCTTTACTTGATACCATAAACGATATTGACACCACCAAAGATCCGAAGCACGATGTAGTTGGCAAAGTGTATGAATACTTTCTCTCCAAGTTTGCTTTGGCAGAAGGAAAAGGCAAAGGAGAATTTTACACCCCTAAAAGCATTGTAAACCTGATTTCTGAAATGATTGAACCTTACAAGGGTATTATCTATGACCCTGCCTGCGGTAGTGGTGGTATGTTTGTTCAATCTATTAAGTTTATTGAAGCACACCATGGCAACAAAAAGGAAATCTCTATTTACGGGCAGGAATACACCAACACCACCTACAAACTGGCAAAGATGAATCTTGCCATAAGGGGAATAAGTGGCAACCTTGGCGAAAAAGCTGCTGACACCTTTGCAGATGACCAACATAAAGACCTGAAAGCCGATTACATAATGGCAAATCCACCCTTTAACCAAAAGGACTGGCGTGCAGAAAACGAATTGAAAGACGACCCACGATGGAGAGGTTATGATGTGCCACCCAAAAGCAACGCAAATTATGGTTGGATTTTGAATATGGTTTCCAAACTTTCCGACAATGGCATTGCAGGTTTTATATTGGCAAACGGTGCATTGAGTGGCGGTGGTGAAGAATATAAAATACGCAGAAAGCTCATTGAAAATAATCTGGTGGATGCCATTTTGGTATTGCCCCAAGATATGTTTTACACCACTGGAATTAGTGTTACGCTTTGGATTTTGAACAAGAATAAAAAAGCTCATTCAAAAAAAATCGGTGATGAAACTCGAAACTATAGGGACAGAGAAAAAGAAATCATGTTTATGGACTTGCGGCAAATGGGTATTCCGTTTGAGAAAAAGTACATACAGTTTTCAGAAGAAGATATAATCAAAATTACAGGCACATACCACCAATGGCAATGCAAGGCAATTGAAAACATTCCCGAGTTCTGCTATTCAGCAACTTTGGAAGAAGTCGAGAAAAAAGATTTTTCATTGGTGCCTAGCAAATACATTGAGTTTATAAACCGAGATGAAAACATTGACTTTGGCGAAAAAATGCAAACTCTGAAAGGCGAGTTTACCGAATTGTTGAAAGCCGAAGCAGCTTCAAAAAATGATTTATTAACTGTGTTTAAAGAGTTGGGCTATGAAGTCAAATTATAG
- a CDS encoding helix-turn-helix transcriptional regulator, with protein MQDYNNLIQQLKDRKEALGLTQEQIADRMQTERVRVNELFSSKKTNMTVKTLLKLCNALNITIHLASNSGK; from the coding sequence ATGCAAGACTATAACAATCTAATACAACAACTTAAAGACCGTAAAGAAGCACTTGGATTAACACAAGAACAAATTGCAGATAGAATGCAGACAGAACGAGTCAGAGTAAACGAGCTATTTTCGTCAAAGAAGACCAATATGACCGTTAAAACGCTTCTCAAATTATGTAATGCGCTAAATATTACTATTCATCTAGCCTCAAATTCAGGAAAATAA
- a CDS encoding recombinase family protein, with protein MKQYIAYLRVSTKGQEKSGLGLEAQRAIIKHFVDLEQSTIVHEVLEAESGKDIDNRPKLNNAIQECETMGYTLIVAKLDRLSRNVEHIFRIHNRLGNLFRSCDLPTTDSLTLSIFAGLAQREREIISIRTKQALAAKKARGEKLGTIKNLNRIGRIAGNRSIKEKAVIKNQMAKSFVNKCDGMTLAAIATELNNNGFKTSQGKKFHKTSVKRLRETI; from the coding sequence ATGAAACAATACATTGCATACCTACGTGTTTCTACTAAAGGGCAAGAAAAATCCGGATTGGGCTTAGAAGCTCAGCGAGCAATTATTAAACACTTTGTGGACTTAGAACAATCTACTATAGTTCATGAAGTCTTGGAGGCGGAAAGTGGCAAAGACATTGACAACAGGCCAAAATTAAATAATGCAATCCAGGAATGTGAAACAATGGGTTATACCTTAATTGTTGCGAAGTTGGACCGTTTGAGCAGAAATGTAGAACATATATTTCGTATTCATAACCGTCTAGGTAATTTATTCAGGTCATGTGACTTGCCCACAACAGATTCACTTACCTTATCTATATTTGCAGGGCTAGCTCAAAGGGAACGAGAAATAATATCCATCAGAACCAAGCAAGCATTAGCAGCTAAAAAAGCTAGGGGCGAAAAACTTGGAACTATAAAGAATCTGAACCGAATTGGAAGGATTGCTGGTAATAGATCCATTAAAGAAAAGGCTGTCATTAAAAATCAAATGGCAAAATCATTTGTCAACAAATGCGATGGCATGACATTAGCAGCAATTGCAACTGAACTGAATAATAATGGATTCAAAACATCTCAAGGCAAGAAATTTCATAAGACATCAGTTAAACGATTAAGAGAAACAATTTGA